From the genome of Desulfonatronum thiosulfatophilum, one region includes:
- a CDS encoding hydrogenase iron-sulfur subunit — MSALAGKELRIVGFLCNWCSYGGADTAGVGRFSQPTDLRIIRVPCSGRINPLFVAKTLLSGADGVLVSGCHPRDCHYAEGNFYARRRLEIFKRFLPTMGIDPDRFEYTWVSASEGQRWQKVVTTFTEQIHKLGPAPRIGTVHEQNKTAAAAC, encoded by the coding sequence ATGTCAGCTCTAGCCGGAAAGGAACTACGTATCGTCGGTTTTCTCTGCAACTGGTGCTCCTACGGCGGGGCGGACACGGCCGGAGTGGGCCGGTTTTCCCAGCCCACGGACCTGCGGATTATCCGCGTGCCCTGCTCCGGGCGGATCAACCCCTTGTTCGTGGCCAAGACCCTGCTGTCCGGCGCGGACGGCGTCCTGGTCTCCGGCTGCCATCCGCGAGATTGCCATTATGCCGAAGGCAATTTCTACGCCCGCCGCCGGTTGGAAATCTTCAAGCGGTTCCTGCCGACCATGGGCATTGATCCGGATCGCTTCGAATACACCTGGGTTTCCGCATCCGAAGGTCAGCGCTGGCAGAAGGTGGTGACCACCTTCACCGAGCAGATTCACAAGCTCGGGCCCGCGCCGCGTATCGGAACGGTCCACGAACAGAACAAGACTGCCGCAGCCGCGTGTTAA
- a CDS encoding 4Fe-4S dicluster domain-containing protein, producing MTILTQLKEQIAAQLPKLDMVIGWEQGFDPLHATPLFMRGAEDVERLQIGPLAVHNTATYLTGLKNKKVGLVVKGCDSRAVVQLVQEGLINQENIVVFGFPCEGVADLTKVRRRLGDIGRVNQVDISPDSLRLHHDGQETDIPLADVLADKCLRCRFPNALVHDHFAGKPREPHAATDDYQDVQDFESQPLEDRFEHWKEEMSRCIRCYACRNACPMCVCRDHCVAQSREPHWVTQEDEVREKWMFQVIHAMHLAGRCVECGECQRACPVDIPVLALKRKLNKEIKELFNYEAGVDPKAIPPLLSFQVEEENINERGW from the coding sequence GTGACGATTCTCACGCAACTCAAGGAACAGATCGCGGCGCAACTGCCGAAACTGGACATGGTCATCGGCTGGGAGCAGGGTTTTGATCCGCTGCATGCCACGCCCTTGTTCATGCGCGGTGCCGAGGACGTGGAGCGTCTTCAGATCGGTCCGCTGGCCGTGCACAATACCGCGACATATCTTACCGGATTGAAGAACAAGAAGGTCGGCCTGGTGGTCAAGGGCTGCGACAGCCGGGCCGTGGTCCAACTGGTGCAGGAAGGGCTGATCAACCAGGAAAACATCGTGGTCTTCGGCTTCCCCTGCGAGGGCGTGGCCGATCTGACCAAGGTCCGCCGCAGGCTCGGCGACATTGGCCGGGTCAACCAGGTGGACATCTCCCCCGACAGTCTGCGTCTGCATCACGACGGCCAGGAAACCGACATCCCCCTGGCGGACGTTCTGGCGGACAAGTGTCTGCGCTGCCGGTTCCCCAATGCCCTGGTCCACGACCACTTCGCCGGCAAACCGCGAGAGCCCCATGCCGCGACGGACGACTACCAGGATGTCCAGGACTTCGAATCTCAGCCTCTGGAGGATCGGTTCGAGCACTGGAAAGAAGAGATGAGTCGCTGCATCCGCTGCTACGCCTGCCGCAACGCCTGCCCGATGTGCGTCTGCCGGGATCATTGCGTGGCCCAGTCCCGTGAACCCCACTGGGTGACCCAGGAAGACGAGGTGCGGGAAAAATGGATGTTCCAGGTGATTCACGCCATGCACCTGGCCGGACGCTGCGTGGAGTGCGGCGAGTGCCAGCGGGCCTGTCCGGTGGACATTCCGGTTCTTGCGCTGAAGCGCAAGCTGAACAAGGAAATCAAGGAATTGTTCAACTATGAAGCCGGTGTCGATCCCAAGGCGATACCGCCGCTGCTCTCCTTCCAGGTGGAGGAAGAGAACATAAACGAGAGAGGTTGGTAA
- a CDS encoding 4Fe-4S dicluster domain-containing protein, protein MAEAKFIANDKLTAWLDELSGRMRVLAPTRQGDAVVFAPYAPGQQVELDAEATAPPKSAVFPASEELLRYDYRKDPENLGQVEVELLPTISPEPTLVFGSRPCGARGFLIFDRVYDGAKYKDPYYLARREATIFATIACRQAENSCFCHSVGSAPGDATGSDLLLTPVEGGYVVEGVSDKAAPLLESSLLEAAGDKVDQAKSLREKALQEMGDPQDFGPASKKLLALFDNLGFWEEMSAKCISCGACTYLCPTCYCFNITDENAGLTGRRVRSWDNCMSFQFTMEASGHNPRPTKAHRLRNRVGHKFSYYPDLHEKIIACCGCGRCIKSCPVSVDIREIVTRAMDYQPKAVEEAAK, encoded by the coding sequence ATGGCCGAGGCCAAATTCATAGCAAACGACAAGCTGACGGCATGGCTGGACGAACTGTCGGGCCGGATGCGCGTGCTTGCGCCCACCCGGCAGGGCGATGCCGTGGTCTTCGCTCCGTACGCTCCCGGTCAACAGGTGGAACTGGACGCCGAAGCCACGGCCCCGCCGAAAAGCGCCGTGTTCCCGGCCAGCGAGGAACTTCTGCGCTACGACTACCGCAAGGATCCCGAGAATCTGGGCCAGGTGGAGGTGGAACTGCTGCCCACCATTTCCCCGGAACCGACTCTGGTTTTCGGTTCCCGTCCCTGCGGGGCAAGGGGATTTCTGATTTTCGACCGGGTCTATGACGGGGCCAAATACAAGGATCCCTACTATCTTGCCCGCCGCGAAGCCACCATTTTCGCCACCATCGCCTGTCGGCAGGCCGAGAATTCCTGCTTCTGCCACAGCGTGGGCTCCGCTCCCGGCGACGCGACCGGTTCGGATCTGCTGCTCACGCCGGTGGAGGGCGGATATGTGGTCGAGGGTGTCAGTGACAAGGCGGCTCCGCTTCTGGAAAGCTCGCTGCTCGAAGCTGCCGGGGACAAGGTTGATCAGGCCAAATCCCTGCGGGAGAAGGCGCTCCAGGAAATGGGCGATCCGCAGGATTTCGGTCCGGCCAGCAAAAAACTGCTGGCGCTATTCGACAACCTGGGGTTCTGGGAAGAGATGTCCGCGAAGTGCATCAGTTGCGGGGCCTGCACCTACCTGTGTCCGACCTGCTACTGTTTCAACATCACGGATGAGAATGCCGGACTGACCGGACGGCGCGTCCGGTCCTGGGACAACTGCATGTCCTTCCAGTTCACCATGGAAGCCAGCGGGCACAACCCGCGACCGACCAAAGCCCATCGCCTCCGGAACCGGGTCGGGCACAAGTTCAGCTACTATCCGGATCTGCACGAAAAAATCATCGCCTGTTGCGGGTGCGGACGCTGCATCAAGAGCTGCCCGGTGAGCGTGGATATTCGAGAAATCGTGACCAGGGCCATGGACTACCAGCCCAAGGCTGTCGAGGAGGCCGCAAAATGA
- a CDS encoding FAD/NAD(P)-binding protein has protein sequence MTENPQRSPLAANPYLPEIGTIVETIQETHNIKTFRVVLGSEERMQDFHYEPGQVGQLSVFGIGEATFVINSPPTRKEYLQFSVMRAGEVTTKLHGLSKGDRVGVRAPLGNHFPYESMKGKDIVFIGGGIGMAPLRTLLLFMLDNRADYGKIRVLYGARSPQDMAFSYELPEWLERKDMETVLTIDREAEGWEHRVGLIPNVLLEMAPKPRKAVAVTCGPPIMIKFTLQALKKLGFKDNQIVTTLEKRMKCGVGICGRCNIGTKYVCVDGPVFTNEQLLELPNEL, from the coding sequence ATGACCGAGAATCCGCAACGATCCCCCCTGGCGGCCAACCCCTATCTTCCGGAAATCGGCACCATCGTCGAAACCATCCAGGAAACCCACAACATCAAGACGTTCCGGGTTGTTCTGGGCAGTGAAGAACGGATGCAAGACTTCCATTACGAGCCCGGTCAGGTGGGTCAGCTTTCCGTGTTCGGCATCGGGGAGGCCACCTTCGTGATCAATTCCCCGCCCACGCGCAAGGAGTATCTCCAGTTCAGCGTGATGCGCGCCGGTGAAGTGACCACCAAGCTGCATGGCCTTTCCAAGGGCGACCGGGTCGGGGTGCGCGCGCCCCTGGGCAATCATTTTCCGTACGAATCCATGAAGGGCAAGGACATCGTCTTCATCGGCGGCGGGATCGGCATGGCCCCATTGCGCACCTTGCTGCTGTTCATGCTGGACAACCGGGCGGATTATGGAAAGATCCGGGTGCTGTACGGAGCGCGCAGTCCCCAGGACATGGCTTTCAGTTACGAACTGCCGGAGTGGCTGGAGCGCAAGGACATGGAAACCGTGCTGACCATCGACCGGGAAGCCGAAGGCTGGGAACACAGAGTGGGCTTGATTCCCAACGTGCTCCTGGAAATGGCGCCCAAGCCGCGCAAGGCCGTGGCCGTGACCTGCGGCCCCCCGATCATGATCAAGTTTACCCTGCAGGCCCTCAAGAAGCTGGGCTTCAAGGACAACCAGATCGTCACGACCCTGGAGAAGCGCATGAAATGCGGCGTCGGCATCTGCGGTCGATGCAACATCGGGACAAAATACGTGTGCGTGGACGGTCCGGTATTTACGAACGAACAATTGCTCGAACTGCCCAACGAGCTGTAG
- a CDS encoding ferritin-like domain-containing protein, with product MAVFFQAAEIAAAAVNIERQGQVFYSNAANAATNPDAKDFFLYFAKEEARHEDIFQQLKDRLGKIELPAWSTNEEYGMYLQALIDSHSIFSPDLQKRLAEAGNENEAIRLAMGFEKDTILFFMEMRELVPDSEKKFVQQCIDEERSHLRQLSSMLK from the coding sequence ATGGCCGTTTTTTTTCAAGCAGCCGAGATTGCCGCGGCCGCTGTGAACATCGAGCGTCAAGGACAGGTTTTTTACTCCAACGCGGCCAATGCGGCCACAAATCCGGATGCCAAGGATTTCTTCCTCTATTTCGCCAAGGAAGAGGCTCGGCACGAGGACATATTTCAGCAGCTCAAGGATCGTCTCGGCAAGATCGAGCTGCCGGCCTGGAGCACCAACGAGGAATACGGGATGTATCTCCAGGCGTTGATCGACTCGCACTCTATTTTCTCACCCGATCTGCAAAAGCGTTTAGCCGAGGCCGGGAACGAGAACGAGGCCATTCGTCTGGCCATGGGCTTCGAAAAGGATACCATCCTGTTTTTCATGGAAATGCGAGAACTGGTTCCGGATTCCGAAAAGAAATTCGTCCAGCAATGTATTGATGAAGAACGCTCTCATTTGCGACAGCTGTCTTCAATGTTGAAGTGA
- a CDS encoding aldehyde ferredoxin oxidoreductase family protein codes for MDKILRIDVGAQGGPKATVEPVGDYAGMGGRGMTTMVVYKEVPADCHPLGPENKLVISPGLMSGSAASSSGRISVGCKSPLTGTIKESNAGGTAAQALGRLGYAAVILEGERQGDDMYKIVIDDKDVKIEKANDLKMLPNYDLIEKLKPVHGEKVSVISIGTAGEMRFSNSSIAVTDPEFRPTRHCGRGGVGAVMGSKGIKCIVVDASNTKMRQPVRPDEFKEANRKFVEGLKQHAVTGQGLPTYGTNVLTNVLNEAGGYPTYNFREGRYKHAQNLSGELQAETMKNRPGGVATHGCHRGCAIQCSGTWTDKDGNYMTKQPEYETVWSHGGNCGIDDLDVVAKLDFLDDNYGLDTIEMGVTIGVAMQAGVIEFGDAEGAVNLVHEVGKGTPLGRILGAGAATTARCYGLEHAPVVKGQAMPAYDPRAVKGIGVTYATTTQGADHTAGYAVATNILKVGGDVDPLKSEGQAELSRNLQVATAALDATGYCLFIAFAILDQPETFGAMVDSINHMYGLEMTGDDVVALGQKILKMEREFNKKAGFGPEHDRLPRYFSREPLAPHNVVFDVSAEELDSVYNF; via the coding sequence ATGGACAAGATTTTACGGATTGACGTAGGAGCGCAAGGCGGCCCCAAAGCCACCGTCGAGCCGGTGGGCGACTATGCGGGCATGGGTGGACGCGGCATGACCACCATGGTCGTGTACAAGGAAGTTCCCGCTGATTGTCATCCTCTCGGACCGGAAAACAAATTGGTCATCTCTCCTGGATTGATGAGCGGATCAGCCGCTTCCTCGTCCGGCCGCATTTCCGTGGGCTGCAAGAGCCCGCTGACCGGCACCATCAAGGAATCCAACGCCGGCGGCACGGCTGCCCAGGCTCTCGGCCGGCTGGGGTATGCCGCGGTGATTCTGGAAGGCGAGCGTCAGGGCGACGACATGTACAAGATCGTCATTGACGACAAGGACGTGAAGATTGAGAAGGCCAACGATCTGAAAATGTTGCCCAACTACGATCTGATCGAAAAATTGAAGCCCGTGCACGGCGAGAAGGTTTCGGTCATCTCCATCGGCACGGCCGGGGAAATGCGATTTTCAAATTCCTCCATCGCGGTCACAGATCCCGAATTCCGTCCGACCCGGCACTGCGGCCGCGGCGGCGTGGGCGCGGTGATGGGCTCCAAAGGCATCAAGTGCATCGTGGTGGACGCCTCGAATACCAAGATGCGCCAGCCCGTGCGCCCGGATGAGTTCAAGGAAGCCAACCGCAAGTTCGTCGAAGGTCTGAAGCAACATGCCGTCACCGGCCAGGGCCTGCCCACCTACGGCACCAACGTGCTGACCAACGTGCTCAACGAGGCCGGCGGCTATCCGACGTACAACTTCCGCGAGGGCCGCTACAAGCACGCCCAGAATCTGTCAGGGGAACTGCAGGCCGAGACCATGAAGAACCGTCCCGGCGGCGTGGCCACCCACGGCTGCCATCGGGGTTGCGCCATTCAGTGTTCCGGTACCTGGACGGACAAAGACGGCAACTACATGACCAAGCAGCCGGAGTACGAAACCGTCTGGTCCCACGGCGGCAACTGCGGCATCGACGATCTGGACGTCGTGGCCAAGCTGGATTTCCTGGACGACAACTACGGCCTGGACACTATTGAGATGGGCGTGACCATCGGCGTGGCCATGCAGGCCGGAGTGATCGAATTTGGTGATGCCGAAGGCGCCGTCAATCTGGTCCATGAAGTGGGCAAGGGCACGCCGCTGGGTCGCATTCTTGGCGCCGGCGCGGCCACCACGGCCCGCTGCTACGGCCTGGAACACGCTCCCGTGGTCAAAGGCCAGGCCATGCCGGCCTACGACCCCCGCGCGGTCAAGGGCATCGGCGTGACCTACGCCACCACCACCCAGGGCGCGGACCATACCGCAGGGTATGCCGTAGCCACGAACATCCTCAAGGTCGGCGGTGACGTGGATCCGCTGAAGTCCGAAGGCCAGGCCGAGCTGTCCCGCAATCTGCAGGTGGCCACCGCTGCTCTGGACGCCACGGGCTACTGCCTGTTCATCGCCTTCGCCATCCTGGATCAACCTGAAACCTTCGGCGCCATGGTCGATTCCATCAACCACATGTACGGCCTGGAAATGACCGGCGACGACGTGGTGGCACTGGGCCAGAAGATCCTGAAGATGGAGCGCGAGTTCAACAAGAAGGCCGGCTTCGGTCCCGAACATGACCGCCTGCCCCGCTACTTCTCCCGCGAGCCGCTGGCGCCTCATAACGTGGTTTTCGACGTATCCGCCGAGGAACTTGACAGCGTCTACAACTTCTAA
- a CDS encoding glycoside hydrolase family 3 protein yields the protein MNIRHQSLSLTSSFLACLLLVLALSWLPVRTASAALNDSLEAMVGQMLMIGFRGLDVEETCSVIQDIRAGRVGGVIIFDYDVELKSRVRNVASPEQLKNLVARLHAASPDVPLFVAIDQEGGRVNRLKETFGFPATVSKGWLGLQNDLTLTGEYSRQTARMLAELGININLSPVVDVNVNPGNPVIGMLERSFSDNPHIVAEQAMAEILAHQAEGILTALKHFPGHGSSTTDSHLGFTDVTQTWTEIELEPYREILSSVGTDMIMTAHVFNAALDPDWPATLSPAIMQGLLRDQMNYQGVIISDDMQMQAITDHYSLEIALKQTILAGADIIIFGNNLVYDDGIAQKAQEIILGLVRDGRISESRIQESYERIMRLKTRLAARNNIACHRCDAF from the coding sequence ATGAACATTCGCCACCAATCCCTCTCCCTGACATCGTCTTTTCTTGCGTGCCTGCTCCTTGTCCTAGCCTTGTCATGGCTGCCGGTTCGCACGGCCTCGGCGGCATTGAACGACAGCCTGGAAGCCATGGTGGGCCAGATGCTGATGATCGGATTTCGCGGCCTGGATGTGGAGGAAACCTGCTCCGTCATCCAAGACATTCGTGCCGGACGGGTGGGCGGAGTGATCATCTTCGACTACGACGTCGAGTTGAAAAGTCGCGTCCGCAACGTGGCCTCGCCGGAACAGCTCAAAAATCTGGTGGCCAGGCTCCACGCCGCGTCCCCGGACGTCCCGCTGTTCGTGGCCATCGATCAGGAGGGCGGACGGGTCAACCGGCTCAAGGAAACCTTCGGGTTTCCGGCAACGGTTTCCAAGGGCTGGCTCGGCTTGCAGAACGACCTGACCCTCACGGGTGAATATTCCCGCCAGACTGCCAGGATGCTGGCCGAACTGGGCATCAACATCAACCTGTCTCCCGTGGTGGATGTGAACGTCAACCCGGGCAACCCGGTCATCGGCATGCTGGAACGCAGCTTTTCCGACAATCCGCACATTGTCGCCGAACAGGCCATGGCGGAAATTCTCGCTCATCAGGCCGAAGGCATCCTGACCGCACTGAAACATTTTCCCGGCCATGGCAGTTCCACCACGGATTCCCATCTCGGCTTCACGGACGTCACCCAGACCTGGACTGAAATCGAGTTGGAACCCTACCGCGAAATCCTGAGCTCCGTGGGCACGGACATGATCATGACCGCACATGTTTTCAATGCCGCCCTGGATCCGGATTGGCCAGCGACCCTTTCTCCGGCGATCATGCAGGGCCTGTTGCGCGACCAGATGAACTACCAGGGCGTGATCATCTCCGACGACATGCAGATGCAGGCCATTACAGACCACTACAGCCTGGAAATCGCCCTGAAACAAACCATCCTGGCCGGCGCGGATATCATTATTTTCGGGAACAACCTTGTGTATGACGATGGGATTGCGCAAAAGGCCCAGGAAATCATCCTGGGTCTGGTCCGGGATGGCCGCATTTCGGAATCCCGCATACAAGAATCGTATGAACGCATCATGCGCCTGAAAACCCGTCTTGCCGCGCGGAACAATATTGCGTGCCACCGATGCGACGCCTTTTGA
- a CDS encoding M24 family metallopeptidase, which produces MIDRHAHRRERLRERLHEAGLQALLVSSPANRFYLSGFELHDPQCNESAGLLIVDAAGKDWLLTDPRYEIAAAKVWPKERLFIYTSPKIQQVRNFLAGLNYNALGFESRAMSYDFHAELKDHIVLAPTQNMVEMLRRIKDEYEIALMEASCKLNHEVFAMVPDLLQPGRTERDIAWEMEKLFRERGAQELAFPTIVGVNANAAQPHAVPDNTPVREDCLVLVDAGARLNAYCSDQTRTFWVGAAPPDGFKRTMDLVRKAQDAAIAAIRPGKPVAEAYHLVKSFFRDYLVDERFNHGLGHGIGLETHEAPSLGPHDKTILAPGMIVTVEPGLYYPEWGGIRWEYMILVTEDGCRIL; this is translated from the coding sequence ATGATCGACAGACACGCCCATCGCCGGGAAAGGCTGCGGGAACGGCTGCACGAAGCCGGACTCCAGGCATTGCTGGTCTCCAGCCCGGCAAACAGATTCTACCTGAGCGGATTCGAGCTGCACGACCCCCAATGCAATGAAAGTGCGGGCTTGCTGATTGTCGACGCAGCCGGAAAGGACTGGCTGCTCACGGATCCGCGCTACGAGATCGCCGCTGCCAAAGTTTGGCCCAAGGAGCGGCTGTTCATCTATACCAGCCCCAAAATACAGCAGGTCCGGAATTTTTTGGCCGGATTGAACTACAACGCCTTAGGATTCGAATCCCGGGCCATGAGCTATGATTTCCATGCCGAGTTGAAGGACCACATTGTCCTTGCGCCGACGCAAAACATGGTTGAAATGTTGCGCAGGATCAAGGATGAATACGAAATCGCCCTGATGGAGGCCTCCTGCAAGCTGAATCACGAGGTTTTCGCCATGGTGCCGGACCTGTTGCAGCCGGGACGCACGGAACGGGACATCGCCTGGGAGATGGAGAAGCTGTTCCGGGAACGCGGCGCCCAGGAACTGGCCTTTCCGACCATCGTGGGAGTGAACGCCAATGCGGCCCAGCCCCATGCCGTGCCCGACAACACCCCTGTCCGGGAGGACTGCCTGGTTCTGGTGGACGCCGGCGCCCGCCTCAACGCCTACTGTTCGGATCAAACCAGGACCTTCTGGGTCGGCGCCGCCCCCCCGGACGGCTTCAAACGCACCATGGACCTGGTCCGCAAGGCCCAGGACGCGGCCATTGCTGCGATTCGCCCGGGAAAGCCGGTCGCCGAAGCATATCATTTGGTGAAGAGCTTCTTTCGGGATTATCTCGTGGATGAGCGGTTCAACCACGGCCTGGGACACGGTATCGGGCTGGAAACCCATGAGGCGCCGAGCCTGGGGCCCCACGACAAGACCATCCTGGCTCCGGGCATGATCGTCACCGTGGAACCGGGGCTCTATTATCCGGAATGGGGCGGCATTCGCTGGGAATACATGATCCTGGTCACGGAAGACGGGTGCCGGATTCTGTAA
- the gmd gene encoding GDP-mannose 4,6-dehydratase, with protein MKKALITGITGQDGAYLAEFLLEKGYEVHGIKRRSSLFNTQRVDHLYRDPHEEDVRFLMHYGDLTDATNLTRIIQEVQPDEVYNLAAQSHVKVSFESPEYTANTDALGTLRMLEAIRLLGLTDKTRIYQASTSELYGKVQEVPQSETTPFYPRSPYAVAKLYAFWITVNYREAYNIFGCNGILFNHESPIRGETFVTRKITRAAARIVLGLEKNLFLGNLGALRDWGHAKDFVRAQWLILQQDKPEDFVIATGEQHSVREFCDLAFREVGIELRWEGEGLEEKGIIAKYQPTPIVQSCLQRIGKNVSLSEGDVLVSVDPRYFRPTEVESLLGDPTKSREKLGWTPEISFPEMVTEMVAFDVREASRESICVHNGFGLPGSCEAFM; from the coding sequence ATGAAAAAAGCCTTGATAACCGGAATAACCGGTCAGGATGGGGCTTATCTGGCGGAATTTCTGCTGGAGAAGGGTTATGAAGTACATGGCATCAAGCGCCGTTCTTCCCTGTTCAACACCCAACGGGTGGACCATCTCTACCGTGATCCGCACGAAGAGGACGTACGTTTCCTCATGCATTACGGGGACCTGACCGACGCAACCAACCTGACCAGGATCATCCAGGAGGTGCAGCCGGACGAAGTGTACAATCTGGCCGCCCAAAGCCACGTCAAGGTGTCCTTTGAAAGCCCTGAGTACACGGCCAACACTGATGCTCTCGGTACCCTGCGCATGCTCGAAGCTATTCGCCTTCTTGGTTTGACCGACAAGACGCGCATCTACCAGGCTTCCACCTCGGAACTTTACGGCAAGGTCCAGGAAGTGCCCCAGAGCGAGACCACCCCGTTCTACCCCCGCTCTCCGTATGCCGTGGCCAAGCTGTATGCGTTCTGGATTACGGTGAACTACCGCGAGGCGTACAACATTTTCGGCTGCAACGGAATCCTCTTCAATCATGAATCTCCGATTCGCGGCGAAACTTTCGTCACCCGTAAGATTACACGGGCGGCCGCGCGCATCGTCCTGGGACTGGAGAAAAATCTTTTCCTCGGTAATCTCGGCGCCTTGCGGGACTGGGGCCATGCCAAGGATTTCGTGCGTGCCCAGTGGTTGATCCTGCAGCAGGACAAACCTGAAGATTTTGTCATCGCCACGGGCGAACAGCACTCGGTCCGGGAATTTTGCGATCTGGCCTTCCGGGAAGTGGGCATCGAGCTGCGCTGGGAAGGTGAAGGACTCGAAGAAAAGGGCATTATCGCTAAATACCAGCCGACTCCAATCGTCCAGTCCTGCCTGCAACGCATCGGAAAAAACGTCTCCCTTTCGGAGGGGGATGTCCTGGTTTCCGTGGATCCCCGCTACTTCCGGCCAACGGAAGTGGAAAGTCTTCTCGGCGATCCGACCAAGTCCCGGGAAAAACTGGGCTGGACCCCCGAGATCAGCTTTCCGGAAATGGTTACGGAAATGGTAGCCTTCGATGTCCGGGAAGCCTCCCGCGAATCCATCTGCGTTCACAACGGCTTCGGTCTGCCCGGAAGCTGCGAGGCGTTCATGTAG
- a CDS encoding protein adenylyltransferase SelO, whose protein sequence is MATQPQSQDSAAVGTGWNFDNSYARLPETLFVRLNPIPVRESRLVVFNRALAEFLGLNADALAGEGGAAIFAGNRIPEGAEPLAQAYAGHQFGYFSILGDGRAILLGEQVTPRGERLDIQFKGSGRTPFSRRGDGRAALGPMLREYIISEAMNGFGIPTTRSLAVVTTGEPVFRETPQTGAILTRVAASHIRFGTFEYLAAQGDRNTIRVLADYTLRRHYPDLDKTENPYLALLRAVLERQASLVAKWLHVGFIHGVMNTDNMTLSGETIDYGPCAFMDAYDPETVFSSIDKDRRYAYGNQPQIAQWNLSRFAETLLPLIAPDQKTAVTLAQEAISSFSEIFERAWLAGMRAKIGLFNEKAPDKSLIQELLSCMHKNQADYTNTFRDLASERLPDAPVFQDPAFQSWHERWMARLSEQADSREESRVLMQARNPAVIPRNHKVEEALEAAVERNDLSVMNRLVEVLSRPYESSPEHAEYCLPPEPSERVYQTFCGT, encoded by the coding sequence ATGGCGACACAACCACAATCCCAGGATTCCGCGGCCGTCGGCACCGGTTGGAACTTCGACAACAGCTATGCCCGGTTGCCCGAGACGTTGTTCGTCCGGCTTAATCCGATTCCGGTCCGCGAATCCCGACTGGTCGTGTTCAACCGTGCCCTGGCGGAGTTCCTGGGTCTGAATGCGGATGCCCTGGCAGGCGAAGGGGGGGCGGCAATATTTGCGGGCAACAGGATACCCGAAGGCGCCGAGCCTCTCGCCCAGGCCTATGCGGGTCACCAGTTCGGATATTTCTCCATCCTTGGCGACGGTCGGGCGATCCTGCTCGGAGAACAGGTCACCCCGCGCGGAGAGCGGCTCGACATCCAGTTCAAAGGGTCCGGACGAACGCCTTTTTCACGACGGGGAGACGGACGCGCGGCCCTGGGCCCGATGCTGCGGGAGTACATCATCAGTGAAGCCATGAACGGTTTCGGCATCCCCACAACCCGCAGCCTTGCCGTGGTGACCACCGGAGAGCCCGTCTTTCGCGAAACTCCGCAGACAGGAGCGATCCTGACCAGGGTCGCCGCGAGCCACATCCGATTCGGCACGTTTGAATATCTTGCGGCGCAAGGAGATCGGAATACGATCCGGGTCCTGGCCGACTACACCCTGCGACGTCATTATCCGGATCTGGACAAGACCGAAAATCCCTATCTCGCCTTGTTGCGGGCCGTTCTGGAACGCCAGGCTTCTCTGGTGGCAAAATGGCTGCATGTCGGTTTCATCCATGGGGTGATGAACACGGACAACATGACCTTGTCCGGCGAGACCATCGACTACGGCCCCTGCGCCTTCATGGACGCCTATGATCCGGAAACGGTCTTCAGTTCCATCGACAAGGACAGACGCTATGCCTACGGCAACCAGCCCCAGATCGCCCAGTGGAATCTCTCCCGTTTCGCTGAAACGCTGCTGCCCCTGATTGCGCCGGACCAGAAAACGGCCGTCACTCTCGCCCAGGAAGCGATTTCTTCCTTTTCAGAAATTTTCGAGCGGGCATGGCTTGCGGGCATGCGCGCCAAGATCGGCCTGTTCAATGAAAAGGCCCCGGACAAAAGCCTGATCCAGGAACTGCTCTCCTGCATGCACAAGAACCAGGCCGATTACACCAACACCTTCCGGGATCTTGCCTCGGAACGGCTTCCGGATGCGCCCGTGTTCCAGGATCCGGCCTTCCAATCATGGCATGAGCGCTGGATGGCCCGGCTGTCTGAACAGGCGGATTCCAGGGAAGAATCCCGCGTTTTGATGCAGGCCCGAAACCCGGCGGTCATCCCCCGCAACCACAAGGTCGAAGAAGCCCTGGAAGCCGCGGTGGAACGCAACGACTTGAGCGTGATGAACCGCCTGGTGGAAGTCCTGTCCCGACCATACGAAAGCAGTCCCGAGCATGCCGAATACTGCCTGCCTCCTGAACCCTCGGAGCGGGTCTATCAGACCTTCTGCGGCACATGA